A genomic stretch from Bdellovibrionales bacterium includes:
- a CDS encoding AI-2E family transporter, whose amino-acid sequence MMTLKKSMIKEVAVVGTLLLFIALFFVGLGSALFQLCIAFFLAYATLPLLKWLEKKGFSRSASTATVVATVGVGIILLLLIIIPPIVSEIQTAVAEAPQNFHILLEKLDSKLAEY is encoded by the coding sequence ATGATGACTCTTAAAAAATCCATGATTAAAGAAGTTGCGGTTGTTGGAACTTTATTATTGTTCATCGCTTTATTTTTTGTTGGACTGGGCTCCGCTTTGTTCCAACTTTGCATCGCATTTTTTTTAGCGTATGCCACATTACCGCTCCTGAAGTGGCTGGAGAAAAAGGGCTTTAGTCGCTCGGCCTCGACCGCCACAGTCGTGGCCACGGTTGGTGTCGGAATTATTCTTTTATTACTCATCATCATCCCTCCGATTGTGAGCGAAATTCAAACCGCAGTGGCCGAAGCTCCCCAAAATTTCCATATTCTTCTCGAAAAGTTGGATAGCAAATTGGCCGAGTACGA